In Chryseobacterium gleum, a single genomic region encodes these proteins:
- a CDS encoding polysaccharide biosynthesis/export family protein — translation MSKHNMEEEVAKAKFQGLHIQEGDVLLILVSALDEIAVKPFNLNTVNKVGSVSSTGTNQYSQPSEYLVNEEGYISFPVLGNVYAKGMTQVQLKQELESRLKRYLTDPLVTITLKNFNVSILGEVKEPGQKESVSQKINIFQALGLAGDMTDFGDRTNVKLIRTGEDGTDQIVNVDLTRSDIVSSPYYYMKQNDILYVQPDKNKQVQANSNPNRALTFQIIGALLTAGTLIIALTRR, via the coding sequence ATGTCAAAGCATAATATGGAAGAGGAGGTTGCAAAAGCCAAGTTTCAGGGCTTACATATTCAGGAAGGAGATGTTCTTCTGATTCTTGTATCTGCACTCGATGAAATTGCTGTAAAACCTTTTAATCTTAATACTGTAAATAAGGTAGGGAGTGTATCAAGTACAGGGACTAATCAATATTCCCAGCCAAGTGAGTATCTTGTGAATGAAGAAGGCTATATCTCTTTTCCGGTTTTAGGAAATGTGTATGCAAAAGGTATGACCCAGGTACAGTTAAAACAGGAACTTGAATCCCGTCTTAAGAGATACCTTACAGATCCATTGGTGACTATTACCTTGAAAAATTTTAATGTAAGTATTTTAGGTGAAGTGAAAGAACCGGGACAGAAAGAAAGTGTTTCTCAGAAAATCAATATTTTTCAGGCGCTTGGTCTTGCTGGTGATATGACGGACTTCGGAGATCGTACTAATGTGAAACTTATCCGTACAGGGGAGGATGGAACCGATCAGATTGTTAATGTTGACCTTACGAGATCTGATATTGTAAGTTCGCCGTACTATTATATGAAACAGAATGATATATTATATGTACAGCCTGATAAAAATAAACAAGTCCAGGCCAACTCGAACCCTAACAGAGCCCTTACTTTCCAGATCATTGGTGCTTTACTGACAGCTGGTACACTTATTATTGCTTTAACACGACGATAA
- a CDS encoding nucleotide sugar dehydrogenase — protein sequence MEKQYKIAVIGLGYVGLPLARLFATKYPVVGFDINQKRIEELNTGTDSTLEVENDVLKAVLKHQSPFNQSGEKGLYCSADINDIKDANIYIVTVPTPVDKHNRPDLTPLYKSSETVGKVLSKGDIVIYESTVYPGATEEECIPVLEKVSGFKFNQDFYAGYSPERINPGDKEHTVEKILKVTSGSTPEIGKIVDTLYKSVIVAGTHLAPTIKIAEAAKVIENSQRDINIAFVNELAKIFNLLEIDTHAVLEAAGTKWNFLPFKPGLVGGHCIGVDPYYLAQKAQENGYHPEIILAGRRLNDSMGQYVASQLVKTMIKKKISINGAKILNLGITFKENCPDVRNTKAVDVIQALEDYSLHVTTFDPWAKPEEVKHEYNLSVVNEIPEEKFDAIILTVAHKEFMGVNLNNYLNEGGIIYDVKGVLEECDSRL from the coding sequence GTGGAAAAACAATATAAAATTGCCGTTATCGGATTAGGATATGTAGGTCTGCCTTTAGCAAGATTATTTGCAACAAAATATCCGGTTGTAGGTTTCGATATCAATCAGAAAAGGATTGAAGAATTAAATACAGGTACTGACAGTACTCTGGAAGTAGAAAACGACGTACTGAAAGCGGTTTTAAAACACCAAAGCCCTTTTAATCAGAGCGGAGAGAAGGGATTGTACTGTTCAGCAGACATTAATGATATTAAGGATGCCAATATCTATATCGTTACAGTTCCTACCCCTGTTGATAAGCATAACCGTCCGGATCTTACTCCTTTATACAAATCTTCAGAAACTGTAGGTAAGGTACTATCCAAAGGAGACATTGTTATCTATGAATCTACGGTATATCCGGGAGCTACAGAAGAAGAATGTATTCCTGTTCTGGAAAAAGTTTCAGGATTCAAATTCAATCAGGATTTCTATGCAGGATATTCACCGGAAAGAATCAATCCGGGAGATAAGGAGCATACGGTAGAGAAAATTCTTAAAGTTACCTCAGGTTCAACACCGGAAATCGGAAAAATAGTAGATACTTTATATAAGTCTGTAATTGTAGCCGGAACTCACCTGGCTCCAACGATCAAAATTGCAGAAGCAGCTAAAGTAATTGAAAATTCACAGAGAGATATCAATATTGCTTTTGTGAATGAGCTGGCTAAAATTTTCAATCTCTTAGAAATTGATACCCATGCGGTATTGGAGGCGGCAGGAACCAAATGGAACTTTTTACCATTCAAACCGGGATTGGTAGGAGGTCATTGTATTGGAGTAGATCCATATTACCTGGCCCAGAAAGCTCAGGAGAACGGATATCATCCGGAGATTATATTAGCTGGACGCCGTCTTAATGACTCTATGGGACAATATGTGGCTTCACAGCTTGTAAAAACGATGATCAAAAAGAAGATATCAATTAATGGTGCCAAAATATTGAACTTAGGAATAACATTTAAAGAAAATTGTCCGGATGTACGTAATACAAAAGCTGTAGATGTTATTCAGGCTCTTGAAGATTATTCTTTACATGTTACTACCTTTGATCCATGGGCTAAACCTGAAGAAGTGAAGCATGAGTACAATCTTTCGGTGGTCAATGAAATTCCGGAAGAGAAATTTGATGCAATTATTCTTACGGTTGCCCACAAAGAATTTATGGGAGTAAATTTGAATAATTACCTGAATGAAGGAGGAATTATTTATGATGTGAAGGGAGTACTGGAAGAATGTGATTCCAGACTGTAA
- a CDS encoding AAA family ATPase, producing MSTIFDNITELPSREIAERAKHLIGFENKYNRILSNLKLLLDQEGLVEWSKKFHKTELPVISQLKEKYPLIILAGDAGTGKTVSAEAIADRMLRELKKEGFFLKLSTRVRGEGLHGQMGNLVNDAFAELKTQAGKKRIAFLLIDEADAIASTRSTMQMHQEEKAAVNTLIQKIDEIRELNGRAILFMSTNRLHFLDEAIVRRAAIILEFERPTFEERVLLFKTSLAGVEITDKQLEELANLSGEESNNGLSFSFSDIRLRILPEAVAKCFPDKALDFETVAETIKKLNPSPKIV from the coding sequence ATGAGTACAATTTTTGATAATATAACAGAACTTCCTAGTAGAGAAATTGCCGAAAGAGCTAAACACTTAATTGGTTTTGAAAACAAATATAATAGGATACTTTCGAACTTAAAGCTCTTGCTGGATCAAGAAGGTCTTGTTGAGTGGAGCAAAAAATTTCATAAAACAGAACTTCCAGTAATTTCACAACTGAAAGAAAAATATCCATTAATTATATTGGCAGGTGACGCAGGAACAGGCAAAACTGTTTCTGCCGAGGCCATTGCGGACAGAATGCTTAGGGAATTAAAAAAGGAAGGTTTTTTTCTAAAACTGAGTACAAGAGTTAGAGGAGAAGGTCTTCATGGTCAAATGGGGAATTTAGTAAATGATGCATTTGCTGAACTAAAAACTCAAGCAGGTAAGAAACGAATAGCATTTTTACTAATTGACGAAGCTGATGCAATTGCTTCGACAAGATCTACCATGCAGATGCATCAGGAAGAAAAAGCAGCTGTAAATACATTAATTCAAAAAATTGATGAAATTCGTGAACTAAATGGGCGAGCAATATTGTTTATGTCGACAAACAGATTGCATTTTCTTGATGAAGCTATTGTGAGAAGGGCGGCAATTATTTTAGAATTTGAGCGTCCCACCTTTGAGGAAAGAGTGCTTCTTTTTAAAACCTCTCTCGCTGGTGTTGAAATTACAGATAAGCAGTTAGAGGAATTGGCTAACCTGTCAGGAGAGGAATCGAACAATGGACTTTCTTTTTCTTTTTCAGATATAAGATTAAGAATATTGCCAGAAGCTGTTGCAAAATGTTTCCCGGATAAAGCTTTAGATTTTGAAACTGTCGCCGAGACAATTAAAAAACTTAATCCAAGCCCTAAAATTGTATGA
- a CDS encoding CBASS oligonucleotide cyclase: protein MKLSDKDLQFFISKIKLQPENMGKYRDQVNNLKEKLDKKIAEDDRHGLKVEKYLLAGSWKKHTILKPTGDHPIDIDLVLFVTGDEDIHNDIGKLFDFIVEYLEEIYPQKDISKDVDAAGNTKSVTIYFSGSGLSVDIVPVVPLSTPKDYVWQPSRHGNGKKYITSISKQLSFSLNRRQENSAYTSIVRAIKWWRNYKELKPSDNEPGLSSFTIELIVAYLDINKGIQTNIEEGIIRFFEFVSSTEFPEIIFQDSIRSVPTQYDSAIYVADNTNKENNVAKRMTKPRWAEIIEEAEEAFDTLNFAQARNNEGDTIQEWKSVFGPTFNIK from the coding sequence ATGAAATTATCAGACAAAGATTTACAGTTTTTTATTAGTAAAATCAAACTGCAGCCTGAAAACATGGGCAAGTATAGAGATCAGGTAAACAACCTGAAAGAAAAATTAGACAAAAAAATTGCTGAAGATGACAGACATGGATTAAAGGTTGAGAAATATCTTCTCGCTGGTTCGTGGAAAAAACATACGATTTTGAAACCTACGGGAGACCATCCCATAGATATTGATCTTGTACTTTTTGTTACTGGTGATGAAGATATTCATAATGACATTGGGAAGCTTTTTGATTTTATTGTAGAATATTTGGAAGAAATTTATCCACAAAAAGACATTTCTAAAGATGTGGATGCTGCTGGAAACACAAAGTCGGTAACCATTTATTTTTCAGGTTCCGGACTAAGCGTTGATATTGTTCCTGTAGTCCCATTAAGCACACCAAAGGATTATGTATGGCAACCCAGCAGACATGGAAATGGTAAAAAGTATATTACCAGTATTTCCAAGCAGTTAAGTTTTTCACTTAACAGAAGACAAGAAAATTCTGCTTACACTTCAATTGTAAGAGCTATAAAATGGTGGAGAAATTACAAAGAATTAAAACCTTCTGATAATGAACCAGGATTATCTTCTTTTACGATTGAATTGATTGTTGCCTATCTTGACATAAATAAAGGAATCCAAACAAATATCGAAGAAGGAATCATTCGTTTTTTTGAATTTGTAAGTTCTACTGAATTTCCAGAAATTATTTTTCAAGATTCCATTCGTAGTGTTCCGACACAGTACGATTCAGCAATCTATGTTGCTGACAATACTAATAAAGAAAATAATGTTGCAAAGAGAATGACCAAACCAAGATGGGCCGAAATTATTGAAGAGGCTGAAGAGGCATTTGATACTTTGAACTTTGCTCAAGCAAGAAATAATGAAGGAGATACTATACAAGAATGGAAAAGTGTTTTCGGTCCAACCTTTAACATTAAATAA
- a CDS encoding lipopolysaccharide biosynthesis protein: MNISSLVKKKMFKETLTYSIGSFGSKILSFLLVPFYTYFLTKKELGEYDLLLTTISLFAPLVSLQISDATYRWLIDKEYISETEKAKIMTNSIITLCIGYLIFCLGFSVYIFFNSFQYQGYFIVLIFLNCLLPLLQSILRGQGDTRQFAINGILTTFLIVVFNVIFIYLLKLNVEGVFIANILAYTVACILILYKVRIIQYFKFKYWDPKLIKSMASYSLPLIPNLMSWWAISSASKFIILHYMGPEGNGLYAVASRFPALLLVINSVLLLPLQDRILKEQDDVTFNRLLGKFIVFEMALAFILGILSPLMTKILVSKEYFDTWQYMPYLYLGVGFNAIAGFLGLKYQKEKNTLKITLTTLLGAVVSIVLSIILIQYIGLQGISISFLLGFLVVLLVRYIDIYKKDVFNFKFFIIIALPMVSYLSILLIKKAILCF; encoded by the coding sequence ATGAATATATCTTCTCTGGTCAAAAAGAAGATGTTTAAAGAAACTTTAACATATTCCATAGGAAGCTTTGGATCAAAGATTCTTTCATTTTTATTAGTCCCTTTTTATACCTATTTTCTCACTAAAAAAGAACTGGGAGAATATGACTTATTACTCACAACAATAAGTCTTTTTGCACCATTGGTATCCTTACAGATCTCTGATGCAACCTACAGATGGCTAATTGATAAAGAATATATCAGTGAGACCGAGAAAGCAAAAATTATGACCAATTCTATCATAACTCTATGTATAGGATATCTTATTTTTTGTCTTGGCTTTTCTGTTTATATCTTTTTTAATAGTTTTCAGTATCAGGGATATTTCATAGTACTGATTTTTCTTAACTGCCTGCTGCCTTTACTGCAGAGTATTTTAAGAGGACAGGGCGATACAAGACAATTTGCAATCAACGGGATTTTAACAACTTTTTTAATTGTTGTTTTTAATGTCATTTTCATTTACCTGCTAAAATTAAATGTTGAAGGAGTATTCATTGCCAATATTTTGGCATATACTGTTGCATGTATTCTGATTTTATATAAAGTAAGGATCATTCAATATTTTAAATTTAAATACTGGGATCCTAAGCTAATAAAATCAATGGCATCCTATTCTCTGCCTTTGATTCCTAACTTAATGAGCTGGTGGGCTATATCTTCTGCCAGTAAATTTATTATATTGCATTATATGGGACCTGAAGGAAACGGATTGTATGCGGTAGCCAGTCGATTTCCGGCTTTACTGCTGGTGATTAATTCTGTTTTACTGTTACCGTTGCAGGATCGGATTTTGAAAGAACAGGATGATGTTACGTTTAACCGATTATTGGGAAAGTTTATTGTATTTGAAATGGCTTTGGCCTTCATTCTTGGCATTTTATCTCCTCTTATGACCAAAATACTGGTTTCAAAAGAATATTTTGACACATGGCAATACATGCCTTATTTATACTTGGGAGTAGGATTTAATGCCATTGCAGGTTTTCTGGGATTAAAATATCAGAAAGAAAAAAATACTTTAAAAATTACGTTAACTACACTGCTTGGTGCTGTGGTATCTATTGTACTAAGTATTATTCTTATACAATATATAGGGCTGCAAGGTATTTCAATTTCCTTTTTACTGGGATTTCTGGTTGTCTTATTAGTACGATACATTGATATATACAAAAAAGACGTTTTTAATTTTAAGTTTTTTATCATCATAGCGTTGCCGATGGTTTCTTACTTAAGTATTTTACTCATTAAAAAAGCTATCTTATGTTTTTAA
- the wecB gene encoding non-hydrolyzing UDP-N-acetylglucosamine 2-epimerase: MKKKHLIVFGTRPEAIKMAPLVKEFQKEESFETKVCVTAQHREMLDQVLSFFDIKPDYDLNLMKPGQNLYNLTADIITGMKSVLEDFNPDYVYVHGDTTTTMATSIASFYSGAKVCHVEAGLRTHDKRSPFPEEINRQVAGRIADFHFAPTEQSKQNLLAENTREEDILITGNTVIDALFFSSAKVEHIDNAEIEKLKTSIDLSKKIILVTGHRRENHGQGFINICEALKEIAVTNPEIQIIYPVHLNPNVKGPVYEILSDVKNVILVEPLAYPAFVWLMNQSYMIITDSGGIQEEAPSLGKPVLVMRDTTERPEAVNAGTVILVGTDKNKIVSEAQSLLNDQVRYQSMRELHNPYGDGTACERIVNFIKSK; encoded by the coding sequence ATGAAGAAAAAACATCTTATTGTTTTTGGGACAAGACCTGAAGCTATAAAAATGGCTCCTCTGGTAAAGGAATTTCAAAAAGAAGAATCATTTGAGACTAAAGTTTGCGTTACAGCTCAGCATAGAGAGATGTTGGATCAGGTTTTAAGTTTTTTTGATATCAAGCCGGATTACGATTTAAATCTAATGAAACCAGGTCAGAATTTATATAATCTGACCGCTGATATTATTACGGGAATGAAATCTGTTTTGGAAGATTTTAATCCGGACTATGTATATGTACATGGAGATACTACAACCACAATGGCAACCAGTATTGCAAGTTTTTACTCCGGTGCGAAAGTATGTCATGTAGAAGCGGGATTAAGGACTCATGATAAAAGATCTCCATTTCCGGAAGAAATTAACAGACAGGTGGCGGGACGTATTGCGGATTTTCATTTTGCTCCTACAGAACAGTCAAAGCAGAACTTATTGGCTGAGAACACCAGGGAAGAAGATATTTTGATTACAGGAAATACTGTTATAGATGCATTATTCTTTAGTTCTGCAAAAGTAGAGCATATTGACAATGCAGAAATAGAAAAACTTAAAACCAGTATAGACTTATCAAAAAAAATAATACTGGTGACAGGGCACAGAAGGGAGAATCATGGACAAGGATTTATCAATATTTGTGAAGCTTTAAAAGAAATAGCTGTCACAAATCCTGAAATTCAGATTATCTACCCTGTACATCTGAATCCGAATGTAAAAGGACCAGTATATGAAATTTTATCTGATGTTAAAAATGTAATACTGGTAGAGCCTCTTGCATATCCAGCTTTTGTATGGCTCATGAATCAGTCTTATATGATCATTACCGATTCCGGAGGCATTCAGGAGGAAGCTCCAAGTCTTGGAAAACCGGTACTCGTAATGCGTGATACTACAGAAAGACCTGAAGCAGTGAATGCAGGTACAGTCATTCTGGTGGGTACGGATAAAAATAAAATAGTTTCAGAAGCACAAAGTTTATTAAATGATCAGGTACGTTACCAGTCCATGAGAGAATTGCATAATCCTTATGGAGACGGAACTGCATGTGAGCGCATTGTAAATTTTATAAAAAGTAAATAA
- a CDS encoding SDR family oxidoreductase — MNKILITGGAGFIGSNLTEYFLNKGYYVVCLDNFATGHRHNIEPFLENPNYKLIEGDIRDLEVCKEAVKNVDYILHQAALGSVPRSIKDPITSNDVNVSGFLNMLVAARDANVKRFVYAASSSTYGDSESLPKVEDVIGRPLSPYAITKYVNELYADVFGKTYGIKCIGLRYFNVFGRRQDPNGAYAAVIPLFVKQLINHESPTINGTGDYSRDFTYIDNVIQMNELAMLTENPEAINTVYNTAVGDRTTLNDLVGYLKKYLSEFDEKIGDVEVVHGPNRVGDIPHSLASVEKAEKLLGYKPSHTIEKGLKEAISWYWENLK, encoded by the coding sequence ATGAATAAAATTTTAATTACAGGTGGAGCAGGCTTTATTGGCTCTAACTTAACGGAGTACTTTTTAAACAAAGGCTATTATGTGGTGTGCTTAGATAATTTTGCAACAGGGCACCGTCATAATATTGAACCTTTCCTTGAAAATCCGAACTATAAACTCATTGAAGGGGATATCCGTGATTTGGAAGTTTGTAAGGAGGCTGTAAAAAATGTGGATTATATTCTGCACCAGGCAGCACTAGGTTCAGTTCCAAGATCTATTAAGGACCCAATCACAAGTAATGATGTAAATGTATCAGGATTTCTGAACATGCTGGTTGCAGCCCGTGATGCTAATGTAAAACGTTTTGTATATGCTGCATCATCTTCTACTTACGGAGATTCTGAATCATTACCTAAAGTAGAGGATGTGATAGGAAGGCCATTATCGCCTTATGCTATCACTAAATATGTCAATGAATTATATGCTGACGTATTTGGAAAAACTTACGGAATAAAATGTATTGGCTTAAGATATTTTAATGTATTTGGTCGCAGACAGGATCCGAATGGAGCTTATGCCGCTGTAATTCCTTTGTTTGTAAAACAGTTAATCAATCATGAATCTCCTACGATAAACGGGACAGGGGATTATTCACGTGACTTTACCTACATTGATAATGTTATTCAGATGAATGAACTTGCGATGCTTACTGAAAATCCTGAAGCAATAAATACCGTTTATAATACAGCAGTAGGAGACCGTACTACATTGAATGATCTTGTGGGGTATCTTAAAAAGTATTTAAGTGAATTCGATGAGAAAATTGGTGATGTGGAAGTTGTTCATGGTCCGAACCGCGTAGGAGATATTCCTCACTCTTTGGCATCTGTTGAAAAAGCAGAAAAATTATTAGGTTATAAGCCAAGCCATACGATAGAAAAAGGATTAAAAGAAGCTATCAGCTGGTATTGGGAAAATTTAAAATAA
- a CDS encoding HU-CCDC81 and SPOR domain-containing protein translates to MKKGPIFLQIILSVILIVGGYIEKGNWTESKYSTTGYITLLTFIVTFVYENYNRLGFYFQSKVLLKNTDVRVSISYLYRIKVENEYLLVKSRTRKYFQPVGGCYKTLPGCERKFEELDVRPDRKFETEKGIAKNDLRVHVKGKNLIEFLKWFDSKEDREISPWREFCEELIATEILTWRPFRYIDYRFKKKIQSPIIDLDMGGKGLFIYEVFDLVINDEQMPLLKDLKNKTSENYIWVTDEVIQTLGHETGSKSFPHEIGPHTKYAQNLKWSK, encoded by the coding sequence ATGAAAAAAGGACCTATCTTTCTACAAATAATTCTGTCTGTTATTCTAATCGTTGGAGGATACATCGAAAAAGGAAACTGGACAGAATCTAAATATTCCACTACGGGATATATCACATTACTTACCTTCATTGTAACTTTTGTATATGAAAACTACAATAGACTTGGGTTTTATTTCCAGTCAAAGGTTTTGTTAAAAAATACTGATGTTCGTGTTTCTATTTCATATCTGTATAGAATAAAAGTTGAAAATGAATACTTGCTTGTTAAAAGCAGAACAAGAAAATATTTTCAGCCTGTGGGTGGTTGTTATAAAACATTACCTGGCTGTGAAAGAAAATTCGAAGAATTAGATGTTAGACCTGATAGAAAATTTGAAACTGAAAAGGGAATTGCAAAAAATGATCTGCGTGTTCATGTAAAAGGTAAAAATCTAATTGAATTTCTTAAATGGTTTGATTCAAAGGAGGATCGTGAGATTTCGCCTTGGAGAGAATTTTGTGAAGAATTAATTGCAACAGAAATTTTAACCTGGCGGCCTTTTAGATACATCGACTATAGATTTAAGAAAAAAATTCAATCACCTATAATTGATTTGGATATGGGAGGTAAAGGTCTTTTTATTTATGAAGTTTTTGATTTAGTAATTAATGATGAGCAAATGCCATTACTTAAAGATTTAAAGAATAAAACATCTGAAAATTACATCTGGGTTACGGATGAAGTTATTCAAACATTAGGTCATGAGACCGGTTCGAAATCTTTTCCACATGAAATTGGACCACATACAAAGTATGCACAAAACTTAAAATGGAGTAAATAA
- a CDS encoding GumC family protein gives MQQIELQPKEEKLNLKKAISKYLYKWPWFVASIIICVAVAFIYLRYSIPKYQSKTTLKFDKKQNDLTSALADLDNLGIGLGNSDELKGEAAIVNSRPLLMQVVKNLNLTVEYFNAGDIKDSQLFGKTPITAKVLNYTKEKFVKVEYILTNVKGDQFTLQSPKKKDITGRFNTSIKLDFGTVVFQRNPGFAVKSNYKIVFSSPLEKIKKLEKTIQTNIPDEKAMLMDISLTGSLPEKSEAILNEVTKQYNLDGQRDKNLQAQNTQEFIDKRLEVITKDLSGVENQKEDFQNRNRIVDLQAQAELALQNTSENTKLLLQQQAQLDLLNSLSGEASKGNNQLMPSNLGLNPSLEQAISQYNSLIISRNKTLKQATNENPAIIEMNKEIASLKEVIRDNIQEQKQAVQTGISQLQNQINTNNNMIEKVPGQSKVYRGIERQQNLKEQLFLFLLQKREENAINLSVDVPKAKIVNPAFTDDTPVSPKKEIILPAALLLGILIPFGIFYLLFLLDDKIYSREDIKERSGLGVLVDIPSLTDSENHLVQKNDFSELAEAFRVLVSNLKFVLPVKDSAKVIMVTSSVKGEGKTLVSVNLALTIANKNARALLIGSDMRNPQIQRYDNEPVKRKGLTEFLYDESVKVEELIHTSTTNPSCDVIYAGAIPPNPQELLSNGRYQKLIEQMSSQYTYIIIDSAPLMLVSDTLSIADTADATLYVVRSGVSKNILIDFANDLVRDSKLSNVSFVINDVSKRAGGYGYNYSYGYGYSQTKAKKSWWSKIFKS, from the coding sequence ATGCAGCAGATAGAACTTCAACCAAAGGAAGAAAAATTAAACTTAAAGAAAGCCATCTCCAAATATCTTTATAAATGGCCATGGTTTGTGGCCTCCATTATAATCTGTGTAGCAGTCGCTTTTATTTATTTAAGATATAGTATTCCAAAATATCAGTCAAAAACTACCCTAAAATTCGATAAAAAACAAAACGATCTTACTTCAGCTCTTGCTGATCTTGATAATCTTGGTATTGGTTTGGGTAATTCTGATGAGCTTAAAGGGGAAGCCGCAATTGTCAATTCGCGGCCTTTGTTAATGCAGGTTGTGAAAAATCTTAACCTTACTGTAGAGTATTTCAATGCAGGAGATATTAAAGATTCGCAATTGTTCGGTAAAACTCCTATTACTGCAAAGGTATTAAACTATACTAAAGAAAAATTTGTAAAAGTTGAATATATCTTAACAAACGTAAAAGGCGATCAGTTTACGCTTCAAAGCCCTAAGAAAAAAGATATTACGGGGAGATTCAATACCTCTATAAAGCTTGATTTCGGAACTGTAGTATTTCAAAGAAATCCAGGCTTTGCCGTTAAATCAAACTATAAAATTGTTTTCTCAAGTCCGCTAGAGAAAATAAAAAAGCTTGAAAAAACCATACAGACCAATATTCCTGATGAAAAAGCAATGCTGATGGATATTAGTCTTACAGGGTCTCTTCCTGAAAAGTCTGAAGCTATTCTTAATGAGGTTACTAAGCAGTATAACCTTGATGGACAGAGGGATAAAAATTTACAAGCTCAGAATACACAGGAATTTATTGATAAAAGACTGGAAGTAATAACCAAAGACCTTTCAGGGGTAGAAAACCAAAAAGAAGATTTTCAGAACCGTAACCGTATTGTAGACCTTCAGGCACAGGCTGAACTGGCACTACAGAATACAAGTGAAAACACCAAGCTTCTTCTTCAGCAACAGGCTCAACTTGATCTCCTTAATTCACTTTCAGGAGAAGCTTCGAAAGGCAATAATCAGCTTATGCCATCAAATCTTGGTTTGAATCCTTCGCTTGAACAAGCTATTTCTCAATATAATTCATTGATCATCAGTAGAAATAAAACCCTTAAACAGGCTACTAATGAAAACCCTGCTATTATAGAAATGAACAAGGAAATTGCTTCCTTGAAAGAAGTTATCCGTGATAATATCCAAGAGCAGAAGCAAGCAGTGCAGACAGGTATTTCTCAGCTTCAGAACCAGATCAATACGAATAATAATATGATTGAAAAGGTTCCTGGGCAATCTAAAGTTTATAGAGGTATTGAACGTCAGCAAAATCTTAAGGAACAATTATTTTTGTTCCTGCTTCAAAAAAGAGAGGAGAATGCAATTAATCTGTCAGTAGATGTTCCGAAAGCAAAAATTGTAAATCCTGCATTTACAGACGATACGCCAGTATCGCCCAAAAAAGAGATCATTCTTCCAGCGGCTTTATTACTGGGAATATTAATTCCATTTGGTATTTTCTATCTGTTATTCCTTCTGGATGATAAAATTTATAGCAGAGAGGATATTAAGGAACGTTCAGGTCTTGGTGTATTGGTAGATATCCCTTCACTTACAGATTCTGAGAATCATTTGGTACAGAAAAACGATTTTTCAGAATTGGCAGAAGCTTTCAGGGTTCTTGTTTCCAATTTAAAATTTGTATTACCTGTAAAGGATTCAGCTAAAGTTATTATGGTTACTTCTTCCGTGAAAGGAGAAGGAAAAACCCTGGTATCTGTGAATCTCGCACTTACCATCGCAAATAAAAATGCAAGAGCTCTTCTTATTGGATCTGATATGAGGAATCCTCAGATTCAGAGGTATGATAACGAACCTGTTAAAAGAAAAGGTCTTACTGAGTTTTTATATGATGAATCAGTAAAGGTTGAAGAGCTTATCCATACTTCAACGACCAATCCTTCATGTGATGTTATCTATGCGGGAGCTATTCCTCCAAACCCTCAGGAACTACTTTCCAACGGACGTTACCAGAAGCTTATTGAGCAGATGTCTTCTCAATATACTTATATTATTATTGACTCTGCACCATTGATGCTTGTTTCAGACACATTAAGCATTGCAGATACCGCAGATGCAACATTATATGTAGTAAGATCGGGAGTATCAAAAAATATCCTGATTGATTTTGCAAACGATCTGGTAAGAGATTCAAAACTTTCCAATGTATCCTTTGTAATTAATGATGTTTCGAAAAGAGCAGGCGGATATGGATACAACTATAGCTATGGTTATGGTTACAGTCAGACAAAGGCCAAGAAAAGTTGGTGGAGTAAAATTTTCAAATCATAA